The Aeoliella mucimassa genome includes the window GCGCAGGCTACATAAACACCGTCCTCGTTGGCGGCGTTTTGTTTGCCGCGACTGTCTGTCTAATCAGAAACCGCAAGAAAGATGAATTCGAATTGCTTGGCGTAGAAATGCCCGTCAAATTCTTCCCTACTCTTTCCATGGGATACACGGTTGCACACATCTACTGCACATACTTGTTTTCGCAACTCTGTTGCACACTCGGGATGAACCTGGATGTGTGGAATGCCTTGACCTATAAGGGACCATTCATCTTTAATGGAATGCTGCCTCGTAACGCAATTTGGTCACTCGAGTTCAACGGCATATCCATTCCTATGTTGACGTCAATACATACCCTTGACCCAACCCTTTGGCTATTCTATTCATTTATTGCGATCGTGTATTTTGGGTTTCTAGCCTCAGCATCAGTCGCTGGCTATTCCAAACGAGCGTCGCACCTTCTCGCGGCGACGCTTGTTTTTATAAACTGGCTAACTGGATCGGTATGGGCAAATTCGGCCAGCTTGCTTCAAGCAACATCGTAGATCACAAGACAACAGAATATGAACCGAAGCGGCCAGCACGACGCAGCCAATCCACCGAGTATCTATGCGACGCATCATCGACTCCTTCAGGAACAAGCGACCAACTCCTCTCCTCCTGCAAATCATTGACCTTAGTATCGCCCGAACCTGGGTGGCTGGCAAGCTTCGTGTCGAACTCCTAACCGTTCGCCTACTTAGCCAACTCCCGATCCAGCAGCTTGCGGAGCTTAGGAATCTCCTCCTCCCAGCCGCCGGTCCATTCGTAGGCGATCACTCCATCTCGCGAGATTAAAAAGGTCCGGGGAATCGCCTGGGTGGCGAACTGGTCGTACACCGCGCGGTCGGGGTCGGGCGCTAGGGGGAAGGTCCATTCGTGCTGCTCTTGGTAGGGCTTGAGGATCTCGGTGGTCTCTTCGCGGCCGACGACGTACAGGCGGAAGTCGGGGTGGTGTTGGTAGTCGTCCCACAGCGTTTGCAAGTGAGGCAATTCCGTCTGGCAGGGGCCGCACCACGTGGCGAAGAAGTTCAGCACGACCACCTTGCCTCGCAGTTCGTCGGAACGAATGGCAACACCGTCGAGGGTGGTGAATGCAAACTCGGGCACCGGGTCGCCAATGGTAACGAGCGTGCCGGGCTGGTTGTCGTGATGGATGACGGTGAGGTAGGGGAG containing:
- a CDS encoding redoxin domain-containing protein; the protein is MDPHQAFRVFVYADWVMTTAAIVALCLAVILAIFALLPSNKSRRRTLWRRALFSLVVFAIYFGMQASVMVGLYSHERTTLSTLLFGVPALLLAMGLSVALVRAAKSVFSPGGPQRRQTLGRSLLAIVLLTIGLAPHVTTLLLPYLTVIHHDNQPGTLVTIGDPVPEFAFTTLDGVAIRSDELRGKVVVLNFFATWCGPCQTELPHLQTLWDDYQHHPDFRLYVVGREETTEILKPYQEQHEWTFPLAPDPDRAVYDQFATQAIPRTFLISRDGVIAYEWTGGWEEEIPKLRKLLDRELAK